From one Nilaparvata lugens isolate BPH chromosome 2, ASM1435652v1, whole genome shotgun sequence genomic stretch:
- the LOC111053412 gene encoding uncharacterized protein LOC111053412, translated as MLSMLARVWLSTLVATALVPAAQLSQARGAAATDSDSDSSRPPAATDSDSSRPHSRQKRLIWITTDGRLALPPGTHLTITPTISLPFVRYPPDGFLSNMTISLPFTIDFDSLGLTDNQNPYGVLPPILARSMGRSMGVMLADYVASLLEKRRRRTSREEPAPQQPLPKGVFHGGERALLYAVVEDLLANFGMDGRACLLRAICEVHGQPLSRFGLIGEIVHLFFTASKSPFSDLLDEYVTAEKAGRDDGDCWRYYKDCPKSIFQAAHNKYKDEHMAHEEHDLSDNELASEHESKLRDKRTSKVDLKPNNMGLNM; from the exons GCTAAGCATGCTGGCAAGGGTGTGGTTGAGTACCCTGGTGGCTACAGCGCTAGTGCCAGCCGCGCAGCTGTCGCAGGCGAGAGGGGCAGCTGCCACAGACAGCGACAGCGACAGTAGTCGCCCGCCAGCAGCCACAGACAGTGACAGTAGTCGCCCGCACTCGCGACAGAAGCGACTCATCTGGATCACGACTGACGGTCGTCTGGCCCTTCCCCCTGGCACCCATCTCACCATCACTCCCACTATATCGCTGCCCTTCGTCAGGTACCCCCCTGACGGCTTCCTCTCCAACATGACCATCAGTTTGCCATTCACAA TTGATTTCGACTCACTGGGCTTGACAGACAACCAGAATCCGTACGGTGTGCTGCCTCCGATCCTGGCTCGCAGCATGGGACGAAGCATGGGCGTGATGTTGGCAGACTATGTGGCGTCCTTGCTTGAAAAGCGACGGCGACGGACGTCCAGGGAAGAGCCGGCGCCTCAGCAGCCACTTCCCAAGGGCGTCTTTCATGGCGGAGAACG GGCATTGCTTTATGCAGTCGTTGAAGACCTGTTAGCCAATTTCGGAATGGATGGAAGAGCCTGCTTACTGAGGGCAATTTGCGAAGTTCATGGACAGCCTTTGAGTAGGTTTGGACTAATCGGAGAGATCGTCCATCTATTTTTCAC GGCGAGTAAATCGCCTTTCTCGGATCTTCTTGATGAATACGTGACGGCAGAGAAAGCGGGCAGAGATGATGGTGACTGCTGGAGGTATTACAAGGATTGTCCCAAATCAATATTCCAAGCTGCTCACAATAAATACAA GGACGAGCACATGGCTCACGAGGAACACGACCTGAGTGATAATGAGCTGGCATCGGAACATGAAAGCAAACTTCGTGATAAGAGAACATCCAAAGTGGACCTGAAACCCAATAACATGGGATTGAATATGTAG